In the Labrus mixtus unplaced genomic scaffold, fLabMix1.1 SCAFFOLD_127, whole genome shotgun sequence genome, one interval contains:
- the nmi gene encoding N-myc-interactor isoform X1: protein MADMTKKGEEDLQLEEAKKELQTWKNKTKEAEDVIARLTLEKLDEEEVKTKAQQEMMARFKEQEKLKEEFNERKMEVQKEINDLSKQNQNLIDNLNKCRDKLQKKKNECTKLKQKFKIYAQIPDSEVEFSARSDKQVEDEDQPIRGEFVIVQRVSAPLKKGQALITFEEETVASQILMMAMCSVACDAQIMDVKPERITMDPSVKFEVHLPVSRKQLCVSGVLSSLSEERIKDCLQISFSRPSRGGGEVEEVLYDQNTGTAQVTFLHPGVADSLVLKGEYLVDLDSEMKVQVGPVYTYKLSKFQTFCGSSRRTVLLDGIKEMMDQEELQDHLEIHFQKPRNQGGEIESIKYVSRQEEHLLAFFTCEEEK from the exons ATGGCTGACATGACGAAAAAGGGCGAG GAGGACCTTCAGCTGGAAGAGGCAAAGAAAGAGCTGCAGACGTGGAAG aataaaacaaaggaGGCGGAGGATGTCATAGCCAGGCTGACTCTGGAGAAActtgatgaggaggaggtgaagacgAAGGCTCAGCAGGAGATGATGGCACGCTTCAAAGAGCAGGAGAAGTTGAAGGAGGAGTTCAATGAGAGGAAGATGGAGGTGCAG AAAGAGATCAATGACCTCAGCAAACAAAATCAGAATCTGATCGACAACCTGAACAAATGTCGAGacaaactgcagaagaagaagaacgagtGCACCAAACTCAAGCAAAAGTTCAAG ATCTACGCTCAGATCCCAGACTCTGAGGTTGAATTCAGTGCTCGGAGTGACAAGCAGGTAGAGGACGAggatcagccaatcagaggagagtttGTCATTGTTCAGAGAGTATCTGCTCCTCTGAAGAAGGGTCAGGCGCTCATCACGTTTGAGGAGGAGACAG TTGCGTCTCAGATTCTGATGATGGCGATGTGTTCTGTGGCCTGTGATGCTCAGATCATGGATGTGAAGCCAGAGAGAATCACTATGGATCCTTCTGTCAAGTTTGAG GTTCACCTGCCAGTTTCCAGGAAGCAGCTCTGTGTAAGTGGCGTGCTCTCCTCCCTGTCAGAGGAGAGGATCAAAGACTGCCTGCAGATCAGTTTCAGCAGGccgagcagaggaggaggagaggtggaggaggtgctGTACGACCAGAACACTGGAACTGCACAGGTCACATTCCTTCACCCAGGAG tTGCAGACAGTCTGGTCCTGAAGGGGGAGTATCTTGTGGATCTGGACTCTGAGATGAAAGTTCAAGTTGGACCAGTGTACACATACAAGCTGAGCAAGTTTCAG ACATTCTGCGGTTCCTCGAGGAGAACTGTTCTGCTTGACGGGATCAAGGAGATGATGgatcaggaggagctgcaggatcACCTTGAGATCCACTTCCAGAAACCAAGAAACCAAGGAGGAGAGATTGAGAGCATCAAGTACGTGAGCCGACAGGAGGAACACCTGCTGGCCTTCTTCacctgtgaggaggagaagtga
- the nmi gene encoding N-myc-interactor isoform X2: MADMTKKGEDLQLEEAKKELQTWKNKTKEAEDVIARLTLEKLDEEEVKTKAQQEMMARFKEQEKLKEEFNERKMEVQKEINDLSKQNQNLIDNLNKCRDKLQKKKNECTKLKQKFKIYAQIPDSEVEFSARSDKQVEDEDQPIRGEFVIVQRVSAPLKKGQALITFEEETVASQILMMAMCSVACDAQIMDVKPERITMDPSVKFEVHLPVSRKQLCVSGVLSSLSEERIKDCLQISFSRPSRGGGEVEEVLYDQNTGTAQVTFLHPGVADSLVLKGEYLVDLDSEMKVQVGPVYTYKLSKFQTFCGSSRRTVLLDGIKEMMDQEELQDHLEIHFQKPRNQGGEIESIKYVSRQEEHLLAFFTCEEEK, translated from the exons ATGGCTGACATGACGAAAAAGGGCGAG GACCTTCAGCTGGAAGAGGCAAAGAAAGAGCTGCAGACGTGGAAG aataaaacaaaggaGGCGGAGGATGTCATAGCCAGGCTGACTCTGGAGAAActtgatgaggaggaggtgaagacgAAGGCTCAGCAGGAGATGATGGCACGCTTCAAAGAGCAGGAGAAGTTGAAGGAGGAGTTCAATGAGAGGAAGATGGAGGTGCAG AAAGAGATCAATGACCTCAGCAAACAAAATCAGAATCTGATCGACAACCTGAACAAATGTCGAGacaaactgcagaagaagaagaacgagtGCACCAAACTCAAGCAAAAGTTCAAG ATCTACGCTCAGATCCCAGACTCTGAGGTTGAATTCAGTGCTCGGAGTGACAAGCAGGTAGAGGACGAggatcagccaatcagaggagagtttGTCATTGTTCAGAGAGTATCTGCTCCTCTGAAGAAGGGTCAGGCGCTCATCACGTTTGAGGAGGAGACAG TTGCGTCTCAGATTCTGATGATGGCGATGTGTTCTGTGGCCTGTGATGCTCAGATCATGGATGTGAAGCCAGAGAGAATCACTATGGATCCTTCTGTCAAGTTTGAG GTTCACCTGCCAGTTTCCAGGAAGCAGCTCTGTGTAAGTGGCGTGCTCTCCTCCCTGTCAGAGGAGAGGATCAAAGACTGCCTGCAGATCAGTTTCAGCAGGccgagcagaggaggaggagaggtggaggaggtgctGTACGACCAGAACACTGGAACTGCACAGGTCACATTCCTTCACCCAGGAG tTGCAGACAGTCTGGTCCTGAAGGGGGAGTATCTTGTGGATCTGGACTCTGAGATGAAAGTTCAAGTTGGACCAGTGTACACATACAAGCTGAGCAAGTTTCAG ACATTCTGCGGTTCCTCGAGGAGAACTGTTCTGCTTGACGGGATCAAGGAGATGATGgatcaggaggagctgcaggatcACCTTGAGATCCACTTCCAGAAACCAAGAAACCAAGGAGGAGAGATTGAGAGCATCAAGTACGTGAGCCGACAGGAGGAACACCTGCTGGCCTTCTTCacctgtgaggaggagaagtga